In Stenotrophomonas sp. 169, one DNA window encodes the following:
- a CDS encoding FKBP-type peptidyl-prolyl cis-trans isomerase translates to MRRLLAPLLLSLALAACAPAGPPPGGSIAAFETIDTQAGTGAVATPGSKVTVHYTGWIYDERAEDKHGKTFDSSVTRGEPFSFELGGGQVIRGWDEGVAGMKVGGKRTLMITPDMGYGQRSVGPIPAGSSLVFDVELLDVQPR, encoded by the coding sequence ATGCGCCGCCTGCTCGCTCCCCTCCTGTTGTCCCTGGCCCTCGCTGCATGCGCACCGGCCGGTCCGCCGCCGGGCGGCTCCATTGCCGCCTTTGAGACCATCGACACGCAGGCAGGTACCGGCGCTGTCGCCACACCCGGCAGCAAGGTGACCGTCCACTACACCGGCTGGATCTACGACGAGCGCGCTGAAGACAAGCACGGCAAGACCTTTGACAGCTCGGTGACGCGTGGCGAACCGTTCTCCTTCGAACTGGGGGGCGGACAGGTCATCCGCGGGTGGGACGAAGGCGTGGCGGGCATGAAGGTGGGCGGCAAGCGCACCCTGATGATCACCCCGGACATGGGCTATGGGCAGCGCAGTGTCGGACCGATTCCCGCCGGCTCCTCGCTGGTCTTCGATGTCGAGCTGCTTGATGTCCAGCCCCGCTGA
- a CDS encoding DUF47 family protein: MFSLQTIFGSGKQFYTLLDEAAVAANDSARALHAMMRESDRQPALDAFKLARLRERAASDKISQALVDSFMTPIEREDIEALGSALYKIPKQIEKFADRYSLAVAHLEHIDFAPRAAMLEQAAGVVVEMVADLRHMNLDRMTALNEKLRALENEADRLMLELYRDIYSGRLDHVQMFLLKEFFEILEKAIDRCREAGVVAYQIVLKNS, from the coding sequence ATGTTCTCTCTGCAGACCATTTTCGGCTCCGGCAAACAGTTCTACACCCTGCTTGATGAGGCTGCCGTCGCGGCCAACGACAGCGCCCGGGCCTTGCACGCCATGATGCGCGAGTCCGACCGCCAGCCTGCGCTGGACGCCTTCAAGCTTGCCCGCCTGCGTGAGCGCGCCGCGTCGGACAAGATCAGCCAGGCCCTGGTCGACAGCTTCATGACCCCGATCGAGCGCGAGGATATCGAAGCGCTGGGTTCGGCGCTGTACAAGATCCCCAAGCAGATCGAGAAGTTCGCTGATCGCTATTCGCTGGCGGTGGCCCATCTGGAACACATCGATTTCGCGCCGCGCGCGGCGATGCTGGAACAGGCGGCCGGCGTGGTGGTGGAGATGGTGGCCGACCTGCGCCACATGAACCTCGATCGCATGACCGCGCTGAACGAGAAGCTGCGCGCGCTGGAGAACGAGGCCGACCGGCTGATGCTGGAGCTGTACCGCGATATCTACTCCGGTCGCCTGGACCACGTGCAGATGTTCCTGTTGAAGGAGTTCTTCGAGATTCTGGAAAAGGCCATCGACCGCTGCCGTGAAGCGGGCGTCGTGGCGTACCAGATCGTGTTGAAGAACAGCTGA
- a CDS encoding exopolysaccharide biosynthesis protein → MNSPPDPSPSPDDAPLYRNEGIRTLLAMFQFGDPAQHMKLGEILQNLQQSAYGVFLFIAILPAFIPIPGVGGAVSGPLILLMGTQMMFGLRKPWVPGFIARRGPRRGTMHKFLDRIDGALRRLDRLLKPRMPQLLVPVLAHAFTGLLLVLLGVLLSLPIPFTNYLFGFQLLLFALALLERDGALMLVNWIAAIAAIVFFGFSSGQLVGYIAELFQRWF, encoded by the coding sequence ATGAACTCACCGCCTGATCCGTCGCCGTCGCCGGACGATGCCCCGCTCTACCGCAACGAGGGCATCCGCACGCTGTTGGCGATGTTCCAATTCGGCGATCCCGCCCAGCACATGAAGCTGGGGGAGATCCTGCAGAATCTGCAGCAGAGTGCTTACGGGGTCTTCCTGTTCATTGCGATCCTGCCCGCCTTCATCCCGATCCCGGGCGTGGGCGGCGCAGTCAGTGGCCCGCTGATCCTGCTGATGGGCACGCAGATGATGTTCGGCCTGCGCAAACCGTGGGTACCGGGGTTCATCGCCCGTCGCGGTCCACGGCGCGGCACCATGCACAAGTTCCTGGACCGGATCGACGGCGCCCTGCGCCGGCTGGATCGCCTGCTGAAGCCGCGCATGCCGCAGCTGCTCGTGCCGGTACTGGCGCATGCGTTTACGGGCCTGCTGCTGGTGCTGCTGGGCGTACTGCTGTCGTTGCCGATACCGTTCACGAACTATCTGTTCGGCTTCCAGCTGCTGCTGTTCGCGCTGGCGCTGCTGGAACGGGACGGTGCATTGATGCTGGTGAACTGGATAGCGGCGATCGCCGCCATCGTCTTCTTCGGCTTCAGCTCCGGGCAGCTGGTTGGCTATATCGCCGAGTTGTTCCAGCGCTGGTTCTAG
- a CDS encoding DUF6164 family protein: MSKLLLNLRHVGNDEYHDVCTLLDQHRIAWYRTEPSPWGISNGGLWIRDDDDLARARDVMGAYQRERSVRMRAEREQALQDGSAETFSGLLQRRPGFVALVLLGMVGAAALVLLPFMLLRG, from the coding sequence ATGTCAAAGCTGCTCTTGAACCTGCGCCACGTCGGCAACGATGAATACCATGACGTCTGCACGCTGCTGGATCAGCACCGTATCGCGTGGTATCGCACCGAGCCGAGCCCTTGGGGCATCTCGAACGGGGGGCTGTGGATCCGCGACGACGACGATCTCGCGCGAGCCCGCGACGTGATGGGCGCGTACCAGCGCGAGCGCAGCGTGCGGATGCGTGCCGAGCGTGAGCAGGCCCTGCAGGACGGCAGCGCTGAGACCTTTTCCGGCCTGTTGCAGCGTCGTCCCGGCTTTGTGGCGCTGGTGCTGCTGGGCATGGTCGGCGCGGCCGCGCTCGTGCTTCTACCGTTCATGCTGCTACGAGGCTGA
- a CDS encoding pyridoxamine 5'-phosphate oxidase family protein → MNADRQQHITQLAALIKDVEVAMFTTTGVDGRLYSRPLGTQEVEFDGDLWFATSADSPKVAEIALNPRVNVAYASTSKNSYVSVSGTAEIVADRAKIDELWSPAMKLFFPEGKDDPNLRLIHVHAESAEYWDGPGTLLGKALSFVLSAVQDEPARLGDNGFVDLR, encoded by the coding sequence ATGAACGCAGATCGCCAGCAGCACATCACCCAGCTTGCCGCCCTGATCAAGGACGTCGAGGTGGCGATGTTCACCACCACCGGCGTGGACGGCCGCCTCTATAGTCGCCCGCTGGGCACGCAGGAAGTGGAATTCGACGGTGACCTGTGGTTCGCCACGTCGGCCGACAGCCCGAAGGTGGCCGAGATCGCCCTGAACCCCCGCGTCAACGTTGCCTATGCGTCAACGTCCAAGAACAGCTATGTGTCGGTATCGGGCACCGCGGAGATCGTTGCGGACCGCGCGAAGATCGACGAGCTGTGGTCGCCGGCGATGAAGCTGTTCTTCCCGGAGGGCAAGGACGATCCGAACCTGCGCCTGATCCATGTGCATGCCGAGTCGGCCGAATATTGGGACGGTCCGGGCACGTTGCTGGGCAAGGCGCTGAGCTTCGTCCTGTCCGCAGTGCAGGATGAGCCCGCGCGTCTGGGCGACAACGGGTTTGTTGATCTGCGCTGA
- a CDS encoding sulfurtransferase — translation MIANTAAYHFVTIDAPQVLADRLVADAEAAGLRGSILVAAEGLNLFLAGSPAAIDAFYDALHADPRFSDMRVKTSFSEHQPFARLKVKVKDEIISFRRDDGQPLEYPRAPAVDPATVQRWLRQGRDDHGKPVVMLDTRNVQEIEYGTFKDALVLPIDKFTDLPAALAPHRQALKDSTVVSFCTGGIRCEKAALWMQNDGMDNVLQLDGGILGYFEEVGGEGYEGRCFVFDERVALDSQLQPLVDQPLPEPKPSAF, via the coding sequence ATGATCGCCAATACCGCCGCCTATCATTTCGTCACCATCGACGCGCCGCAGGTGCTTGCCGACCGCTTGGTTGCCGACGCCGAGGCTGCAGGCCTGCGCGGCAGCATCCTGGTCGCCGCTGAAGGCCTGAACCTGTTCCTTGCAGGCAGCCCGGCGGCCATCGATGCCTTCTACGATGCGCTTCACGCCGACCCTCGGTTTTCCGATATGCGGGTCAAGACCAGCTTCAGCGAGCACCAGCCGTTTGCTCGGTTGAAGGTCAAGGTCAAGGACGAGATCATCAGTTTCCGGCGCGATGATGGCCAGCCGCTGGAGTATCCGCGCGCACCGGCCGTGGACCCGGCGACGGTGCAGCGCTGGCTGCGGCAGGGCCGCGACGATCACGGCAAGCCGGTGGTGATGCTCGATACGCGCAACGTGCAGGAGATCGAGTACGGCACGTTCAAGGATGCGCTGGTGTTGCCCATCGACAAGTTCACCGACCTGCCCGCCGCGCTGGCGCCGCATCGGCAGGCGTTGAAGGACAGCACCGTGGTGAGCTTCTGTACCGGCGGCATCCGCTGCGAGAAAGCGGCACTGTGGATGCAGAACGATGGCATGGACAATGTGCTGCAGCTGGACGGCGGCATTCTGGGTTATTTCGAGGAAGTGGGAGGCGAGGGCTACGAAGGCCGCTGCTTCGTCTTCGACGAGCGCGTAGCACTGGATTCCCAGCTGCAGCCCCTGGTGGACCAGCCACTGCCCGAGCCGAAGCCAAGCGCGTTCTGA
- a CDS encoding hemolysin family protein, which translates to MFELIIVLALVLLNGFFAMSEMSVMTSRKSRLKQMAHSSKRAARALELSERPENFLSTVQIGITLIGVLTGLFGGEAIGEAIGAWIHEVAPGFAYASGVGKTLAVALITFLTLIFGELVPKRLAITRSEDIAGLVALPMSWLAKVAAPGVWLLSHTTRLVLRVIGLGKDEAASVSEEEIRMLVAESHEAGVIDAHERDMMNRVMRLGDRTADSLMTPRNRIAWLDTQGALEKNLEIMSENEFSRYPVYRENDSDVVGILEVKTLATRMARGDHALFQNLREVLYVSESTHAMKLLEIFREEQQSVALVVDEYGEIQGLVTISDLMGAVVGRLQATENADEDALVVTREDGSLLVDGSLPIEDLRELLGTSNLPDAEDGDYYTLAGMCIHYFGRIPHVGEYFDWAGWRIEVIDLDGARVDKLLLRMLSDEQADELTA; encoded by the coding sequence GTGTTTGAACTGATCATTGTCCTCGCCCTCGTTCTGTTGAACGGTTTCTTCGCCATGTCCGAGATGTCGGTCATGACCTCACGCAAGAGCCGCCTGAAGCAGATGGCGCACTCCTCCAAGCGTGCGGCGCGCGCCCTGGAGCTGTCCGAACGGCCGGAAAACTTCCTGTCCACGGTGCAGATCGGCATCACCCTGATCGGCGTGCTGACCGGCCTGTTCGGCGGCGAAGCCATCGGCGAGGCCATCGGGGCGTGGATCCATGAGGTGGCCCCCGGGTTCGCCTATGCGTCCGGCGTGGGCAAGACCCTGGCCGTGGCCCTGATCACTTTCCTGACCCTGATCTTCGGTGAGCTGGTGCCCAAGCGCCTGGCGATCACCCGATCGGAGGATATCGCCGGGCTGGTCGCCCTGCCGATGAGCTGGCTGGCCAAGGTGGCCGCCCCCGGCGTCTGGCTGCTGTCGCACACCACGCGCCTGGTGCTGCGGGTGATCGGCCTGGGCAAGGACGAAGCCGCCAGCGTCAGCGAAGAAGAGATCCGCATGCTGGTGGCTGAAAGCCACGAAGCCGGCGTCATCGATGCGCACGAGCGCGACATGATGAACCGCGTCATGCGACTGGGCGACCGCACCGCGGACAGCCTGATGACCCCGCGCAACCGCATCGCGTGGCTGGACACCCAGGGCGCGCTGGAAAAGAACCTGGAAATCATGAGCGAGAACGAATTCTCGCGCTATCCGGTGTACCGCGAGAACGATTCGGACGTGGTCGGCATCCTCGAGGTGAAGACCCTCGCCACGCGGATGGCACGCGGTGACCATGCGCTGTTCCAGAACCTGCGCGAGGTGCTGTACGTATCGGAAAGCACCCATGCCATGAAGCTGCTGGAGATCTTCCGCGAAGAACAGCAGTCCGTAGCCCTGGTGGTGGACGAGTACGGCGAAATCCAGGGTCTGGTGACCATCAGCGACCTGATGGGCGCCGTGGTGGGCCGCCTGCAGGCCACCGAAAACGCCGATGAAGATGCGTTGGTGGTAACGCGCGAAGACGGCTCGCTGCTGGTGGATGGGTCGCTGCCCATCGAAGACCTGCGCGAACTGCTGGGTACCAGCAACCTGCCTGACGCCGAGGATGGCGATTACTACACGCTGGCCGGCATGTGCATCCACTACTTCGGCCGCATCCCGCATGTCGGCGAGTATTTCGACTGGGCCGGCTGGCGGATCGAAGTCATCGATCTGGACGGCGCGCGTGTCGACAAGCTGCTGCTGCGCATGCTGTCTGACGAGCAGGCCGATGAACTCACCGCCTGA
- the parE gene encoding DNA topoisomerase IV subunit B produces the protein MNARYNAADIEVLSGLDPVKRRPGMYTDTTRPNHLAQEVIDNSVDEALAGHARSIEITLYKDGSVEVSDDGRGMPVDIHPEEKIPGVELILTRLHAGGKFNNNNYTFSGGLHGVGVSVVNALSTLVELHIKREGAEHRITFRNGDLASPLEVVGSVGKKNTGTRLRFWPDPKYFDTPKFAVRALKHLLRAKAVLCPGLTVKLTDEATGEVDTWHYEDGLRDYLKVELGEREMLPTNLFVGHVKKENEIADWAVAWMPEGELVQESYVNLIPTAQHGTHVNGLRTGLTEALREFCDFRNLLPRGVKLAPEDVWDRVAFVLSVKMTDPQFSGQTKERLSSRQAAGFVEGAAHDAFSLLLNQNVEMGERIAQLAIERASARLKTEKLVVRKKVTQGPALPGKLADCISQDLSRTELFLVEGDSAGGSAKQARDKDFQAIMPLRGKILNTWEVSSNSVLASEEVHNLAIAIGCDPGKDDISGLRYGKVVILADADSDGLHIATLLTALFLKHFPALVDAGHVFVAMPPLFRIDVGKQVFYALDEEEKRTMLDKIEREKIKGAISVTRFKGLGEMNPPQLRESTIHPDTRRLVQLTIDDGEMTHSLMDMLLAKKRASDRKGWLETKGDLASLEA, from the coding sequence CGCCCGTTCCATCGAGATCACCTTGTACAAGGACGGCAGCGTGGAGGTCAGCGATGACGGCCGCGGCATGCCCGTGGACATCCACCCGGAAGAAAAGATTCCGGGTGTGGAGCTGATCCTGACCCGCCTGCATGCCGGCGGCAAGTTCAACAACAACAATTACACCTTCTCCGGCGGCCTGCATGGCGTGGGCGTGAGCGTGGTCAATGCACTGTCCACCCTGGTGGAGCTGCACATCAAGCGCGAAGGCGCCGAGCACCGCATCACCTTCCGCAACGGCGACCTGGCCTCGCCGCTGGAAGTGGTGGGCAGCGTGGGCAAGAAGAACACCGGCACGCGCCTGCGCTTCTGGCCGGACCCGAAGTACTTCGACACCCCCAAGTTCGCCGTACGTGCCCTCAAGCACCTGCTCCGCGCCAAGGCAGTGCTGTGCCCGGGCCTGACCGTGAAGCTGACCGACGAGGCGACCGGTGAGGTCGATACCTGGCATTACGAAGATGGCCTCCGCGATTATCTGAAGGTCGAGCTCGGCGAGCGCGAGATGCTGCCGACCAACCTGTTCGTCGGCCACGTCAAGAAAGAGAACGAGATCGCCGACTGGGCCGTTGCCTGGATGCCGGAGGGCGAGCTGGTCCAGGAAAGCTACGTCAACCTGATCCCGACCGCCCAGCACGGCACCCATGTCAACGGCCTGCGCACCGGCCTGACCGAAGCCCTGCGCGAGTTCTGCGACTTCCGCAACCTGCTGCCGCGTGGCGTCAAGCTGGCACCGGAAGACGTGTGGGACCGCGTGGCTTTCGTGCTTTCGGTGAAGATGACCGACCCGCAGTTCAGTGGCCAGACCAAGGAACGCCTGTCCTCGCGCCAGGCCGCCGGTTTCGTCGAGGGCGCCGCCCACGACGCCTTCAGCCTGCTGCTCAACCAGAACGTGGAGATGGGCGAGCGGATTGCGCAGCTGGCCATCGAGCGCGCCAGCGCCCGCCTGAAGACGGAAAAGCTGGTGGTCCGCAAGAAGGTCACCCAGGGCCCTGCCCTGCCCGGCAAACTGGCGGACTGCATCAGCCAGGACCTGTCGCGCACCGAGCTGTTCCTGGTGGAGGGTGACTCCGCAGGCGGCAGCGCCAAGCAGGCGCGTGACAAGGATTTCCAGGCGATCATGCCGCTGCGCGGCAAGATCCTGAACACCTGGGAAGTGTCGTCCAACAGCGTGCTGGCGTCGGAAGAAGTACACAACCTGGCCATCGCGATCGGCTGTGACCCGGGCAAGGACGACATCAGCGGCCTGCGCTACGGCAAGGTGGTGATCCTGGCCGACGCCGATTCCGACGGCCTGCACATTGCGACCCTGCTTACGGCGCTGTTCCTGAAGCACTTCCCGGCGCTGGTCGATGCCGGACACGTGTTCGTGGCGATGCCACCGCTGTTCCGCATCGACGTGGGCAAGCAGGTGTTCTACGCGCTGGACGAAGAAGAGAAGCGCACCATGCTGGACAAGATCGAGCGCGAGAAGATCAAGGGCGCGATCAGTGTCACCCGCTTCAAGGGCCTGGGCGAGATGAACCCGCCGCAGCTGCGCGAATCGACCATCCATCCCGATACACGCCGCTTGGTGCAGCTGACCATCGACGACGGCGAGATGACCCATTCGCTGATGGACATGCTGCTGGCGAAGAAGCGGGCATCGGACCGGAAGGGGTGGTTGGAGACCAAGGGCGACCTGGCGTCGCTGGAAGCCTGA
- a CDS encoding LLM class flavin-dependent oxidoreductase, whose amino-acid sequence MIPLSILDLAPVCEGSDTTAAFANMLELAQQADALGYRRFWLAEHHNMPGIASAATAVLIGHVAGGTQRIRVGAGGIMLPNHAPLQAAEQFGTLASLYPDRIDLGLGRAPGTDQPTARALRRYFDGADNFPQDVRELLHYFEPAKPGQAVQAVPGAGLRVPVWILGSSLFGARLAAALGLPYAFASHFAPDAMDEALAVYRREFRPSGSLQQPHAMLALNVVASESEAESRRLFTSQQQSFVNLRRGSPGKIPPPVDDIETFWQPHEKVGVERALACTVLGDAQQVGEGIAAFVERHQPDELLLTANIYDHRARLRSFELAMQAWHARHAA is encoded by the coding sequence ATGATTCCCTTGTCGATCCTCGATCTGGCCCCCGTCTGCGAGGGCAGTGACACAACCGCTGCCTTCGCCAACATGCTTGAGCTGGCCCAGCAGGCCGATGCGCTGGGCTACCGCCGCTTCTGGCTGGCCGAGCACCACAACATGCCCGGCATCGCGAGTGCGGCCACTGCGGTGCTGATCGGTCATGTCGCCGGTGGCACCCAGCGCATCCGCGTCGGCGCGGGCGGCATCATGCTGCCCAACCATGCGCCGCTGCAGGCCGCCGAGCAGTTCGGCACGCTGGCCTCCCTGTACCCGGACCGCATCGACCTGGGCCTGGGCCGAGCCCCGGGCACCGATCAGCCGACCGCTCGCGCGCTCCGCCGGTACTTCGATGGGGCCGATAATTTCCCGCAGGACGTGCGCGAGCTGCTGCACTACTTCGAGCCGGCGAAGCCGGGCCAAGCGGTGCAGGCGGTGCCGGGCGCGGGTCTGCGGGTGCCGGTCTGGATCCTCGGTTCCAGCCTGTTCGGCGCACGCCTGGCCGCTGCGCTGGGCCTGCCTTACGCCTTCGCGTCGCACTTCGCGCCGGATGCGATGGACGAAGCGTTGGCCGTGTATCGGCGCGAGTTCCGTCCCTCCGGCTCGCTCCAGCAGCCGCATGCCATGCTGGCGTTGAACGTGGTGGCCAGTGAAAGCGAAGCCGAGTCGCGCCGCTTGTTCACCAGCCAGCAGCAGAGTTTCGTCAATCTGCGCCGCGGCAGCCCGGGCAAGATCCCACCGCCGGTGGATGACATCGAAACCTTCTGGCAACCGCACGAGAAGGTCGGCGTGGAGCGTGCGCTGGCCTGCACGGTGCTGGGGGACGCACAGCAGGTGGGCGAGGGCATTGCGGCCTTCGTCGAGCGCCACCAGCCCGACGAACTCCTGCTCACGGCGAACATCTACGACCACCGCGCGCGCCTGCGTTCGTTCGAATTGGCCATGCAGGCCTGGCACGCGCGCCACGCAGCCTGA
- a CDS encoding inorganic phosphate transporter → MLTLVLVVIFTALVFEFINGFHDTANSIATVVATKVLSPGWAVMMAAFMNLIGALTGTAVALTIASGLLNTNVVDVTPQVILCALLGGIIWNLITWWKGLPSSSSHALIGGLCGAGLAAAQNNWDALIWSERLGSWAQNKGLLWKVFVPMITSPVAGFLLGILVMLLLWALIAALAKVGGAIGRLARPRFVNMFFGKAQIVSAAYMGFAHGHNDAQKTMGIIAMTLIGAEATGALNDLPSFLAFMHPDASAGDGIAMWIVLTCAVVMAAGTASGGWKIIKTLGHKMVKLHPIHGFAAETSSATVLTVAAHFGMPVSTTHSISTAIMGVGFAKNPRSLRLGVIERIVWAWILTIPAAGGCAYLILKLFEMIGWA, encoded by the coding sequence ATGCTGACCCTTGTCCTGGTGGTGATCTTCACCGCTCTCGTCTTCGAGTTCATCAACGGCTTCCACGATACGGCGAACTCGATTGCCACCGTGGTGGCGACCAAAGTGCTGTCCCCGGGCTGGGCAGTGATGATGGCCGCCTTCATGAACCTCATCGGCGCGCTCACCGGCACCGCCGTCGCGCTGACCATCGCCTCGGGCCTGCTGAACACCAACGTGGTCGACGTGACGCCGCAGGTGATCCTGTGCGCGCTGCTGGGCGGCATCATCTGGAATCTGATCACCTGGTGGAAGGGGCTGCCTTCCTCGTCGTCCCACGCGCTGATCGGCGGTCTGTGTGGTGCAGGCCTTGCGGCTGCGCAGAACAATTGGGATGCGCTGATCTGGTCGGAACGGCTCGGCAGCTGGGCGCAGAACAAGGGCCTGCTGTGGAAGGTCTTCGTGCCGATGATCACTTCGCCGGTGGCAGGCTTCCTGCTCGGCATCCTGGTGATGCTGCTGCTGTGGGCGCTGATTGCGGCCCTGGCCAAGGTCGGCGGTGCGATCGGTCGCCTGGCGCGTCCGCGCTTCGTCAACATGTTCTTCGGCAAGGCGCAGATCGTCTCGGCGGCCTACATGGGCTTCGCCCACGGCCACAACGATGCGCAGAAGACCATGGGCATCATCGCGATGACCTTGATCGGTGCCGAAGCCACGGGCGCCTTGAACGACCTGCCGTCCTTCCTGGCGTTCATGCACCCTGACGCGAGTGCCGGCGACGGCATCGCGATGTGGATCGTGTTGACGTGTGCGGTGGTGATGGCGGCCGGTACGGCGTCGGGCGGCTGGAAGATCATCAAGACGCTGGGCCACAAGATGGTCAAGCTGCACCCGATCCATGGCTTTGCGGCGGAAACCAGCTCGGCAACGGTGCTGACGGTGGCGGCGCACTTCGGCATGCCGGTGTCGACCACGCACAGCATCTCCACCGCGATCATGGGCGTGGGCTTTGCCAAGAACCCGCGTTCGCTGCGCCTTGGCGTGATCGAGCGCATCGTGTGGGCGTGGATCCTGACCATCCCCGCTGCAGGCGGTTGCGCCTACCTGATCCTCAAGCTGTTCGAGATGATCGGCTGGGCCTGA